The region AACCACTGACGGTAGGCATCGCGCAAAAACCAGCCTCACTAAATCCGTTTGACGTACTAGATGGTCCAGCGCTCACGATCCAAAATACCATGTTTGAGGGACTACTGACGTACACTGAAGATATGGCACTCCAACCCCTCTTGGCAGAAGATTATCAATTAAGTGAGGATGCCACGACCCTAACCTTTGAATTAAGGGAAGGTGTGACTTTTCACGATGGGACAGTTTTTAATGCTGAAGCCGTCAAGGCTAACCTAGACTATGTCAGGAACGAAGAAAACGATATGGAAAGAGCCACCTTTTTCTCCTTTATTGAAGAAGTGACCGTTGATAATGAATTTCGTCTTACGATTAAAGCGACTCATCCCAATTCAGCTATGCTATCATACTTTGCACATGACGCGGCTGTATTTCTTTCGCCCAAACAAATTAAAATGAAAGAGCAAGATAGAACACATGAAATCCAACCGGTTGGGACAGGCCCGTTTAAACTAGTAGAACAAGACAAAAAGGATGACATTATCACAGTCAGGCCTTACGAGAAACATTGGAAAGGCGAACAACCGAACGTCTCCAGCATTGCTTTTATTGCCGTTACAGACATCGATAAACGAATCGATATGTTAAAAAGTGAGGCCTTGGATGTTGTCCTATCGTTGCCTACGAATGAAGCAGACAAACTGAAGCAGCACCCTGAATTTAACATTCATACAGTCCCTTCACATAACGTTTTTTATATAGGCATGAACTTGAAAAATCAAAAATTTAAAGAGCAAAAAGTGAGACAAGCCCTAAATTATGCCGTAGATAAAGAGACCCTAATCAAGGAAGCCCTAAATGGCTTCGGCACTATTGCCGACTCAGCTATTGCCCCACAAGTGTATGGCTATGCAGCTCAAAGGATTTACGACTATGACATTGAAAAATCAAAAACATTGCTAGCTGAAAGCTCAGAGAATGACTTTACATCTGTATTATGGACGAGGGATGAGCCCGAGTTTTTATCTGTAGCTGAACATGTGGCCGCCCAACTTGACGAGATCGGAATTAACATCAACGTTCAGGCATACGACAGCAATACCTTCTTTCAACAACTTGATTCTGGAGAAGGGACAGAGCTATGGCTCGGAAGGTGGTCGCCCGGTACAGGTGATGCGGATTGGGGGTTACGCCCTAACTTTAGCTCAGCTCACGTCCCTCCAAACTTTAACAATGCAGGTTACTATATTAACCAGGAAGTAGACGAACAGTTAGACCAAGCCATCATAACCGCTGACATGGATAAAAGGTTGAATATTTACGGAGACATCCAACAAACCATCTACGAAGAGGCGCCATGGATATTTCTCTACGTCCCCGACGAAATCGTCGCAACGAGCCAACAGGTCAAAGGTATTACCCTTCAATCAACTGGCGTTGTCGACTTCAAGGACACATTCAAAGAATAAAATACTCCTCGATTCAAACCATAACTATGTACTGACGTACATGGCTATGGTTCTTTTATTAGCTTAGGTTTTTAAACAAAACCCTACCCCGAGCGAAGTGAAGCGGCTGCCCCTTCGAAGCAACCTTTGAGCGAAGCTCGAGTTGCGGAGGAGGGTAGCAGTCACTAGTGGGAAGTGAACGAGTGAAGCAACTAAGTACTACCAGATTCCCATTCGTGATACATTATATGTAAGACTCCAAAATTGGAAAGGAGGAATACGATGAGAACATTTATGTTTGTCATCTTTGTTCTCCTCATCACCTACCTGGTCTTCACATTTATTACTGATGTCTTAAGAAAAAAATTAAAGAAGAATACAACGCAAGCAGATATTCATGGCATCATTATTCCAGCTATTGTAGCCTCGCTTGTGGCACATGGGTTAATAAGTAAAACTGAGTCTGAAGAGCTTGACGGAGCAACTTTTGAGGAATTAGAAGAATATCTCGTCACACATGATGTCTTTGCTTCACGTGTGGATATAAAAGATTGGATTTTCGATCAGCCAGAACTTGTGGCACAAGACGGTTTATTTGACGGGATAGATGCTCTTGATTAAACTAGTGATGTACAAAAAATCGGCCATCTATCCTATCCAGGGATAGATGGCCAAATGGGAGAGGAGAAACCGGAGGAAGAGCTTATGGGGAAACGTAAGTCTTCTCCGCGGTTGTCTACGACATCTTATCGATGCCGACATTCCTATTATGGACCGTATCATTAAATTTATACCTTCAAAATCAATTTTTTTATGATAAGCTAAATAAGCTAGGACTTCAACACATGATGTTTTTTAACGAGTTAGAGAGGAAATGGAATGGTGATGATATGCGAGTGATCTCTGGTAATCATAAGGGACGCCCTTTACAGGCTGTTCCAGGAAAACTCACGAGGCCCACGACTGACAAAGTAAAAGAATCAATGTTCAATATGCTAGAGCAACATGAGTTTAATGGAGGCGTTGGCCTAGATTTATATGCTGGTACAGGTGGGTTAGGAATCGAAGCTTTAAGTAGAGGATACACTAAATTTATATTTGTGGATGTGCAGCGAGCAGCAATCAAAGTGATCCATGAGAACTTAGCATCGCTCTCTCTAAAGAACCGAAGCGAAGTGTACAAGAATGACGCGTTCCGAGCACTCAAAGCACTCACAAAACGAGACATTTCCTTTGACCTTATTTTTCTTGATCCGCCATATGCCAAGCAGGATATACCGAAGCAGATTGCTTTTATTGAGGATCATCATTTGCTCAAGCCCCAGGGCATTGTTATTGCTGAAACGGACAAGACTGTTCAGCTCCCTGTACAAAAGGGTAAATTAATATTGTGGAAACAACAACACTACGGAGATACCGTTATACGTTTATATAGAGAAGAAGGGGGAGCATAACATGGCCACCGCCGTTTGCCCAGGAAGTTTTGACCCAATTACATACGGACATTTAGACATTATTCAAAGAGCGGCAAGGGTATTTGATCATATCATAGTTGCTGTAGGGAATAATGCCAATAAAAAATCGCTGTTTACCGTTGAACAGAGAATGACGCTTATCCAACAGGTCACGAAGGACATACCCAACGTTGAAGTGGATTCCTATAATGGTCTGCTTATTGATTTTATGAGTAAGAGAAACGCTCGAACCATAGTTAGAGGGTTAAGAGCCGTTTCAGATTTTGAGTTTGAAATGCAGGTTGCTTCTATTAACAAGAAAATTGATGATTCTATAGAGACCTTTTTTATGATGACAAACAACAACTACTCGTATTTAAGCTCTAGTATTGTTAAGGAGGTCGCTATGTATCATGCTTCAGTGAGTGATCTGGTTCCTCCCGAAGTAGAGGAGGCCCTTATGGAAAAGTTTGGGCAGAGATAAGCCTATTCTTGAGGATCCTGATCTTTATGCACTTTATTCATACCTTATCTAATGAAAAGGCGGCTTTGCACCATGGCAAGCCGCTTCTTTACGTATATCACCTTTTTATCGTTGTTTCTTTGCTAACTGTTGCAGTAGCATAAGAATTGTCAACATACAAAACACGAATATTGAAGCGTATATAAAGTAAGTGTAGAAGTGCCATGCTTGCATGTACCGTTCGGTCGTGTACGTGAACGCTGGTATATCAACTCTTTGGATAAAGGCTTGAAAAGGTTGCCATAATAAGTACGTTAACAAAGCTGCGAATATAGCGTGGAAGAAACGGGCGATCACATAGGGTTTGTAACGGATATCCGTTTTGGCAATGAAACTTGTCACCTGGGCATGGACAGATAGGCCACTCCAAGCAATGATGGCACTGGTCATCGCCACTTTATGGACAAGTGCGATGTCCTTTAACTCACTCGCCCACTGTGAACCTAGTGTAATTTCAAATGTACCAGCGACAAGAGGCAGGCTTAATGATGAGTGTAAACCAAAGGGAATCAGGATCATCTTGTACAGCATAGCTAGTAAAGCGCTAATGCCGACGATGTTCAAAATGTTAATAATAACAGAAAATATAATGATAAATCCTCCGATCAGCAGTAGAGTTTGGATAGAGGATGTCACGGCATCTCCAATTAGCGCTCCGAACGTACGACCGTCTTTCATTCTAGCTCTATGCATGTCTTGCAACGCGCGATATAAGACCGAACGTTTCATTCTTGGCCTTCTTTCTTCACTTGGTTGGTCTCGATATCCGTGATACCGCATCAACAACGCAACGAGGAGGGTGGCAATGTAATGGCACAGGGCAATGATAATGCCCAGAGTGACATCTTGAAAAAAGCCAACGGAGACAGCACCAAACATAAACAATGGACCTGATGTCCCTGTAAAGGACACGAGCCTTTCCCCTTCTATGCGTGACACGAGTCCCTGCTCGCGTAGCTGAACGGTTAACTTTGCGCCCATAGGGTGCCCAGAAGCTAGGCCCATTGACATCACAAAGCCACCTACACCCGGTACACGAAATAAAGGGCGCATCAGAGGTTCTAAAAGTGTGCCAATAAAATGTACAACCCCAAAACCAATGAGCAATTCAGCCGTAATAAAAAAGGGAAGTAAGGCTGGAAAAACGACGTCCCACCAAATGGTGAGCCCTCTTAGAGATGACTCGTAAGCTTGTTTAGGAAAAGCAATAATGAGTATAACTAATAAGAGTGAGAATAGCGCTAAAGTAGCTGTCTTTATATAAGCTGTATGTTTCATTCAAGAACCTCCGCAAAAAGGTTAGGCTTGTATATATGTACGTGTCTTTTCAAAAAAATAGACCTCATAACTTTTTAGTCATGTTTTGTCCACATATACAATAGCAATAGAAAAGAGAGGTGACAGAGGTGAATGGAGAACACGCATAATAGTCCCAAGGTCGGGTTGGCATTAGGGTCTGGTGGTGCGAGAGGTCTTGCTCATATTGGTATTTTAAAAGTATTCGAAGAGCATCACATCCCCGTCGACCTTATAGCCGGCAGTAGTATAGGCGCACTTGTTGGTGCTTTGTACTCTGTAGGCCATACGCCACAACAGATGAGTCAATTTACAACCCATTTTCCACAGAAATTTTGGGTTGACTACAGTGTACCTAAGATGGGCTTTATCAAAGGGGACAAAATTAAAGAGATCATGAGATTACTCACAAAAAGACAGCGTATTGAAGACGCTAGTATTCCATTAAGTATCGTTGCAACTAACCTCCAAAAAGGTGAGAGACGCGTATTTAGTGAAGGACCTATTGCTGAAGCGGTGAGAGCAAGTATCTCTATACCTGGTATTTTTGTACCAGAGAAGTTAGATGGCGAGTACTACGTTGATGGCGGTGTCATTGATAGAGTGCCTGTATCAGTGGTCAAGAAAATGGGAGCGGATTTCATAATAGCCGTTGATGTATCCTATTATGAGGCCACTCATCCCATTACTTCCATCTTTGATGTCATCGCACAGTCCATCGATGTCATGGAGCGTGAAATATTACGCTATAGCATGGTGGATGCAGATATTATGATACGCCCTCAAGTAGGCCATTATAGTATTAATCATTTTTCAGAAATTGAGGCACTCATAAAAGAAGGGGAAAAAGCAGCACAAGAGCTTGTGCCTCAAATAAAAGTCATGTTAGAGAGTGGAAGGGAGAATCAATCATGAATGTAAAACAGAAAAAGTTTTTACCCATTGCTATTATTTTGGTTGTATTTGCGGTGGCTTACTTTTATCCTCTTCCTTATTTCGTTTCGGCCCCCGGAGAAGCCATGGAATTAAGTCCGATCGTAAAAGTAGAGCAAGGATATCCAGAGCAGGGGTCCTTTATGCTGACAACCATTAGAATGGGGGAAGCCAATATATTTAATTACGCCTTAGCTAGGTGGGATGAATATCGGGATATTGTCCCGAAGGAAGTTTTACTTGCGCACTATCAAAATGAAGAAGAGTTCACACAGCGTCAAATCCAGGTCATGGAATCTTCAAAAGAGAACGCCATCGCCGTTGCTTATGAGTTGGCAGGCCGTGACGTTCAAATAGAATACAAAGGCGTCATGGTCGTATCGACCATAGAAGATATGCCAGCAGAGGAACATTTTCAATTTGGTGATATCATCACTCATGTCGATGGAGAAGAAGTACACACGGCTGAAGCTTTAATCAAATACCTAAAGGACAAATCGCTTGGTGATGAAGTCACTATCTCATTTACACGAGAGGGCGAGTCGATGGAAGCCATGATTTCACTAGAAGAGCTCCCCCTGACTGAAGATGAAGAAACACACGAACATCAACCGAGAGCAGGAATCGGTATATCGACAGTCACAAAGAGAAATATGGAGGTTGATCCACCTGTTGAAATTGAAACGTCACGAATTGGCGGACCTTCTGCCGGTTTGATGTTTTCTTTAGAAATTTATAACCAACTCACAGAACACGATATCACAAAAGGATACCGTGTTGCTGGAACCGGTACAATCGCCCCCGATGGCATGGTGGGACGTATAGGTGGCATTCACCAAAAAATTGTAGCAGCAGACAAGGCAGGAGCCGAAATCTTTTTTGCCCCCCATGAGGAGGGAGCTGAGGAATCGAACTATCAGAGGGCCTTAACAGCAGCCGAGGACATCGGAACTGAGATGAAAATTGTACCTGTCGACTATATTAAAGACGCGCTTGATTACCTCAGTGAGCTACCTGTTCACAAATAAAAAACTATGTGCCTTGTATGGGGGCCTGCTTGTATTCACGATAGAGATGTTGAGGAACGTCATTTTGATAACCCAATACATATTGCTTAGACGCCTGAATATCCCATTCTAACATGGGGGGGCGTTCTTTTTTTATTTTACTAATAAGGGGCACATCCAGGGATTTTTTATACGTATTTAACAGATTTTTACCTGTCTCTGAGAATCCTAAAATGCGTAAGTATGAAGCGCCATTTTCTAATTGGAGTGCATCCATAGCCCTTTTATGCATGTTGGTATAAGTATGGACCATCATGCGTTGGATACGATTCCACGTATAGCGTTTGGTTTTAGTACGTGTTAACAACTCTTGAAAGGATTTAGCATGCAAAATCTCATTTTTTAATCTGTATTCAATCCCTTCTTCGATTTCATAAATTTGGGACAAAGCTTCTGGGGAAAGTGAAATCATGGTATGGCGCAGAAGATCAAAATAGCATTCCCAATGAATAGGACCTCTCCCTTCCTCGGACTCACGTTTAAGTATGTCTAACGTATAAGGAGGAACGTAGGACTTGATACGATCCCAATCGGGTGTCCTATTCTCAAATATAGCTTCTCTTATCGCTGTAGCACTTGCAATGTCCCCTTCAAAGAGTGTACGATCATGATAGTGTGCCTTGATACGTTGAATAGTGGCCGGTTGAATAGGGCTGTTCAACTTTAATAAAGAAATGAGATAATAAAGACCCAGAATATTATTCGGTTCAGAATAAAGACGAGGGTCTATATCTTTAAGCTCGTCAATAGTGGCTAGAGTGTCAGAAAAGGCTTTTGGATAGCTTTTTCCTTTTCTCATTTCAGCTCTTAGTTGCTGTTGAAAGGACGTAGGCTCTTTAAGCAACCATTGCGCAAGTTTTTGTAGTTCATTTAAATGTCCACTTTCTGAGCCAAAACAAAGATGAGTCACAAACGGTAAATGGTTGAGAATGGATGTTGCACCGTAGGCAAAATGTTCAGCATGTTGGGTAGCATATACATAAGGCAATTCAAGGACAATATCTGCTCCCATTTGTAGAGCCATCTCGGCACGCGCCCATTTGTTAACAATGGCCGGCTCTCCTCGTTGCAAGAAGTGACCGCTCATGACAACGACACAGGCTTCCGCTTGAGTGACGGCTTTAGCTTTTTGAAAATGGTAAGCATGTCCATGATGTAGGGGGTTATACTCGACGATAAGACCTACAACGTTCACGATATCTCCACCTTCCTTGCAAATATTATAGCAATAAGCGGGAAATGTTGACAAATAAGCTTCACTCACGATATAATAATCTTTGTTGTTTTGAGGTGAACCTCTTATGAAAATACCGGTACGACAATGTTTAGAAACGAAAACGGAACCGATGACACTTGAACATCATTACGATTTACCCGACTTAGTTCATCGCCATCAACAGCTTGAGGCTTTATCCCCTGTTCATTTTAAGGGAGAGGGAGAGATGCAAGCTGGTTTATTTGTGGTCAAAGGTGAATTAAAAGGGCAATATACACTGACGTGTTCTAGGTGTCTGTCGGCAAATGAGTCAGACTTTACACAACCATTTGAAGAGCGATATAATATTGAAGCACATGTAACAGACGATGAAAAAGATGAATTAGAAGACATTCACGATGTTGAAGGTCAATATGTTGATCTACAACCGCAAATTGAAGAAGAAATTATCATGTCTATTCCGTTCATTCCTGTATGTGAATCAGAAGAAGCTTGTAAGAACAACGCCCTTCGCGAAGGTCAGAACTGGTCTTATGAAGATGATCGCTTGACAGAAGAGGATAAAAAGGACAAAATAGACCCTAGACTAGCAGATCTCGCGAAATTCTTTGATGAAGATAAATAGCCTTATGACATACATGATGAGCAGTTTTGTCACCGTCTTAATCGGATAAAATTTGAAAGTAAAGACACGCGAGACAGAGATATCAGTATCACTTGAAGGGGGTGGAGTACAATGGCAGTACCTTTTAGAAGAACTTCCAAAACACGTAAAAGACTTCGTCGTACGCATTATAAAATCGCAGTACCTGGAATGGTAAAATGCTCTCACTGTGGAGAACTTAAGCTTTCTCACCGTGTTTGTAAGGAGTGTGGCACTTACAAAGGAGAGGAAGTTATTAATAAGTAAACCTAAACATGTTTCATGTTTAAAGGGCACAAAGCTAAGGTCATGATATGATGACTTTAGCTTTTTTGTTTTTATCAATATTTAACTTCTTAGTAGAGAATGGTCTCATGGCTAGCATACATCTAAAGTCCGACTCACCTCCTGGGCTATAGCCCAAATGTGTAGCCTTTCGCCTAAGGCTTGAATAGGATAAACGTAGAAAAGGAGGAGGATGTATGCATCACGATCACCATACTTACCATACTCATCCCATGAAACCATTGTGTGAACAGCATAAGAACCAACATGTCATGCTCCACACTAACGATGGGCAAATTTTCCAAGGGATGATTGAAAACGTGGATGAAGTCAATGTTTACCTTATCGTTCATGATGAGGATGAGCTTAGTGTTATGCCCCAGGCCATGGGAATGCCAATGCCTGACCAAATGCAACCTCAGATGCAACCTCAGATGCAACCATACATGCAATCACAACCTCAAATGCAGCCATACATGCAGCCTCAAATGCAACCGCAAACGAAAACCGGAAAGCCTAAGTCCGTTAGAGAAACAGAGAGTGAGAGCGTGAATGAAGAAAGAGAAGATGCAAGTGTAGTCAATGAGGATGAAAGTCGTCAATATTGGGGATACGGCTATCCGTATGGTTACTATCCTTGGTATCCGTCCCCTAGAAGACTTATTTTGCCTCTCGCAGCATTAACAGCCCTGTCTTTACTGCCATACGGCGGGTATTATGGGTGGTAAAACAACATATAAAACCAACACTCCCAGCAGGCGTTGGGGGTGTTTTTTTGTGCGTAAAAACTTAAAAACTGGGGATATTATAACAGAATAACGTTGAAATGAAATAAAGGTCTTTGAAAAAGGGAGAAAAAATGGAACAGGAGATGATAGGTTTGAAAAGTTTAAAAATACTCATCCTCATCTTGATCGCAATAGCGTTAGTTGCTGGGTGTCAGGACAAAGAGGAACAGGGGCAAGGTGAGCAACAAAATAAACAAAAAGCGCAATCAGAGCAACAGCAAGGGAATGAACCTCAATATATCCATGCTCATTACATGGAAGAGGAAATAGAAACGTTAGACGAGGTTGAACATTCCGTTGCTATCTTGCAAGAACAAGACGCGTATATCTCCGTAGAGTTAAGCAATCAGGTACAAGAATTGAACGAAGATGTGAAAAATAGAATCGTCAGTCTCGTGAGAACTTCAGATCAAAATGTCCAAAATATATACGTCTCAGATAACCCTGATTTGGGATCTCGGTTTACTGGATTAGCCCGAGACATCGAGAGAGCAGAACCTGAATCATCAATTGGAGAATCGTTTGACCAAACGATTCGCAAATACTTTCCAGAGTTGAAGAGGTAGGCATCATATGTCTCGTCGAATGAAAAAGCCGATTCGTGCTTCGGAGCTTAAACGGCATAAAGAATTGAAAAAATATGAGGCTGAAGTGAGCAAAAACCTCGACCACATTCCATTAAGCCGTGATTTACAAGAAAACATCAAACTTGTCCGCGAAGTCTTTGGACAATCCGATGATTTGGTTATTAGGCAAATTGAACTAGGGGGGGTTGCAACCTTAAACGCCGCCGTCATATTTCTAGATGGTTTAACCGACCGTAATGTGATTGATGAGTATATATTGAAGTCACTGATGATGGACGTGCAAGGAAAAATTCCACAAGAGAGCAGGCAAGGTAGTGAGTCTCTTTATTTTTGGGTTAAGGAAAAAGGATTAAATATTAATGAAGTCGGTGAGACGCCTAAACTGAGGAAACTAGTGGACAGTATTTTAGGTGGCGATTGTGGGCTTCTTCTAGACCGAGTGGACCAAGCTATCCTATGTAATACAAAAGGCTGGGATAAACGAGGCATTGAAGAGCCCCAAACCGAAGCGGTTGTGAGAGGCCCCCGCGAGGGATTTGCAGAGACATTGCGCGTCAATACGGCACTCGTTCGCCGACGTTTGAAAGACCCACAATTAAGAGTGAAGAATCTTCAAGTAGGGGATAGAACAAACACAGACGTATGTCTAATGTACATAGATGGCATCGTTGAAAATAACGTGTTAGAAGAAGTGAAAACAAGGATAGAGGATATTAAGATTGATGGTGCTCTCGAAAGTGGCTACATCGAACAGTTCATTGAGGATCATCCTTGGTCTCCATTTCCTCAGATTCAAAACACAGAGAGGCCAGATAAAGTCGCTGCGAGCTTGTTAGAAGGGAAAGTAGCTATCCTCGTTGATGGCACGCCTTTTGTTCTCATCGTACCCTGTATATTTTCTCAGTTTTATCAAAGCCCTGAAGATTATTATGAGCGTTTTATTATCAGTAGCTTGATTCGTGTGATAAGGCTCATTAGTATGTTTATCGCGTTACTGCTTCCGGCGTTGTATATCGCTTTTTCATCATTTCATCCCGAAATGATCCCTTCCAAACTGGCGATTGCTATGACGGCGGGGCGATCTACAGTGCCTTTTCCCTCTATTGTTGAGGCACTTCTCATGGAAGTTAGTATAGAAATATTAAGAGAGGCCAGTATACGTTTACCCGGTCCCATCGGGCCCACGATCGGTATTGTTGGCGCCCTCGTCGTGGGACAGGCAGCCGTTCAGGCTGGTATTGTGAGTCCTATCATGGTGATCGTGGTCGCTTTAACAACGATCGGTTCATTTGTTTCTCCTGGGTACAACGCTGCCATTGCATTAAGAATGCTTCGTTTCCCACTTATGCTCGCTGCATCGATGTTCGGACTTTATGGAATCATGCTTTTACTGATTGTGACGATCGTTCATTTATGTTCGATGAAGTCTTTTGGTGTCCCTTACATGGCCCCATTTAGTCCTATGCGCATATTAGATAACAGGGATACGCTACTGCGTGCCCCTTTGTATCGCATGAAATTCCGTCCTTCACCATTTGAGCCTCAGGACGAAAATAGAATGGATGGCCGGCAATCTAATAATAAAAAGGATGGGCAAGGATAATGGCACAAACGAAAGGGTCGACTCACACAGAAAAAAACGAACCGATTTTGGTCATCAGTCCCAGACAGTCAGCCTCTTTGATCGCCAGTACACTGATAGGGGTCGGTGTCCTCACCTTGCCTCGTATGACAGCAGAGGATGCTCATGAAGCGGCTTGGCTCTCGACTCTTGTGGGATCTATTGGTGCCCTCGTTGCCATTGTTGTGATTACAAGGCTCGGCATGCGGTTTCCTAGAAAGACAATCGTCGAGTACAGCGCCATTATTCTAGGTTCTGAGTCAAAAATGGGGAGAATAATGGGCAAAATTCTCTCTTTCCCCATCATTTTCACATTGCTGACCTTTTGGCTATTGGGGACGGCCTCTGTCGCAAGAACGTTTGGTGAAGTGGTCGTAAACGCTGTATTAAGAAGAACACCTTTAGAAGTCATTATTATAACCATGTTACTGATTGCGCTCGTATTAGTGATGTATGATGTCGAAGTTCTAGCCCGAACGAATGAGATACTGATGCCTTTGATCGTGATACCCGTGGTCTTAATTGCTTTGTTTTCCTATCAAAGCTTCAGTATAGAGAATGTATTACCTATTTGGCCAGCCCTAAGCATCACTGAATTTTTTTCAGGTGCCTTAATGACTTTATTCGCCTATCAGGGTTTCGAGATTATCACCATTTTTTCAGCACATACACAGGTGTCACGAAAAAATACTAAATTTAACATGATAGGTTTAATTACCGCAGCACTTGTCTACCTGCTCATCGTATTTGCGGGTGTATCTGTATTCGGAGATGATGAATTATCCCTATTAATGTGGCCGACATTAGAGTTAGTAAAGGTCACTCAAGCGCCAGGTCTAGTATTAGAAAGGATGGAGTCTGCCTTTCTGGGGGTTTGGGTAGCCGCTGTTTTCACAACAACGGCCAATCTATACTATTGTGCCACGATCGCCGCTAGCCAATTGTTAAATCGGAGAAAACATCGTCGTTGGTTTGGGATCGCTTTTTTGCCTATCATATTTTGGATGTCCCTTATTCCTCAGAACATATTAGAGCTATTTGAATGGCAAACATATATCGGGTACCTCGGCATCACAAGTGGTGCAGCTTTTCCAATCTTACTATTTATCATTGCGCGGTTACGTAAAAAGGGCTTCAAAACCCTCGATGAGTCTCTAACGACAACGGCTGACAAACCGAAGATGTCCCAAGAGCAAGACAACCAAAAAGAGAAAGAAGGCATTGAGTCGGAAAATCAAGCGAATGCTCAAAAAGATCAGCAACAGTCCTCTCAGAATGAATCGTCGTCAGAGTCTACACAACAACAGAAATATAAACAACAATCAAATGATAAGAGTGGTGAGCAAGATGAGAAGTAAGCTCTTTCTCGTTTTTCTTTTATTCGTTTTTACTTTCTCCAGTTTAACCGGTTGTTGGGACCGTCGGGAGTTAGAAGAGCGCATATCTGTAATCGCCATTAGTATAGATCAAGCAGAACCAACCGAGGAGGGAGAAGCCATGGTCCTGGTCTCCCTTCAGATTCCGATCCCAATCAAGATTTCCGGTGGTGCAGAAGGGGGTGGAGCAGGAGGGATGGATGCCGTTCGGGTCATTAGCTCAACG is a window of Caldalkalibacillus salinus DNA encoding:
- a CDS encoding patatin-like phospholipase family protein yields the protein MENTHNSPKVGLALGSGGARGLAHIGILKVFEEHHIPVDLIAGSSIGALVGALYSVGHTPQQMSQFTTHFPQKFWVDYSVPKMGFIKGDKIKEIMRLLTKRQRIEDASIPLSIVATNLQKGERRVFSEGPIAEAVRASISIPGIFVPEKLDGEYYVDGGVIDRVPVSVVKKMGADFIIAVDVSYYEATHPITSIFDVIAQSIDVMEREILRYSMVDADIMIRPQVGHYSINHFSEIEALIKEGEKAAQELVPQIKVMLESGRENQS
- the coaD gene encoding pantetheine-phosphate adenylyltransferase, which codes for MATAVCPGSFDPITYGHLDIIQRAARVFDHIIVAVGNNANKKSLFTVEQRMTLIQQVTKDIPNVEVDSYNGLLIDFMSKRNARTIVRGLRAVSDFEFEMQVASINKKIDDSIETFFMMTNNNYSYLSSSIVKEVAMYHASVSDLVPPEVEEALMEKFGQR
- the ylbJ gene encoding sporulation integral membrane protein YlbJ; this encodes MKHTAYIKTATLALFSLLLVILIIAFPKQAYESSLRGLTIWWDVVFPALLPFFITAELLIGFGVVHFIGTLLEPLMRPLFRVPGVGGFVMSMGLASGHPMGAKLTVQLREQGLVSRIEGERLVSFTGTSGPLFMFGAVSVGFFQDVTLGIIIALCHYIATLLVALLMRYHGYRDQPSEERRPRMKRSVLYRALQDMHRARMKDGRTFGALIGDAVTSSIQTLLLIGGFIIIFSVIINILNIVGISALLAMLYKMILIPFGLHSSLSLPLVAGTFEITLGSQWASELKDIALVHKVAMTSAIIAWSGLSVHAQVTSFIAKTDIRYKPYVIARFFHAIFAALLTYLLWQPFQAFIQRVDIPAFTYTTERYMQAWHFYTYFIYASIFVFCMLTILMLLQQLAKKQR
- the rsmD gene encoding 16S rRNA (guanine(966)-N(2))-methyltransferase RsmD; its protein translation is MRVISGNHKGRPLQAVPGKLTRPTTDKVKESMFNMLEQHEFNGGVGLDLYAGTGGLGIEALSRGYTKFIFVDVQRAAIKVIHENLASLSLKNRSEVYKNDAFRALKALTKRDISFDLIFLDPPYAKQDIPKQIAFIEDHHLLKPQGIVIAETDKTVQLPVQKGKLILWKQQHYGDTVIRLYREEGGA
- a CDS encoding SepM family pheromone-processing serine protease yields the protein MNVKQKKFLPIAIILVVFAVAYFYPLPYFVSAPGEAMELSPIVKVEQGYPEQGSFMLTTIRMGEANIFNYALARWDEYRDIVPKEVLLAHYQNEEEFTQRQIQVMESSKENAIAVAYELAGRDVQIEYKGVMVVSTIEDMPAEEHFQFGDIITHVDGEEVHTAEALIKYLKDKSLGDEVTISFTREGESMEAMISLEELPLTEDEETHEHQPRAGIGISTVTKRNMEVDPPVEIETSRIGGPSAGLMFSLEIYNQLTEHDITKGYRVAGTGTIAPDGMVGRIGGIHQKIVAADKAGAEIFFAPHEEGAEESNYQRALTAAEDIGTEMKIVPVDYIKDALDYLSELPVHK
- a CDS encoding ABC transporter substrate-binding protein, translating into MKDFLDKKRWKDLKMNASYKWAIAIAVFILTLTFILTYRYVGSASPAGVGQGVSKGDGQALSIQATTEEQIKERKPLTVGIAQKPASLNPFDVLDGPALTIQNTMFEGLLTYTEDMALQPLLAEDYQLSEDATTLTFELREGVTFHDGTVFNAEAVKANLDYVRNEENDMERATFFSFIEEVTVDNEFRLTIKATHPNSAMLSYFAHDAAVFLSPKQIKMKEQDRTHEIQPVGTGPFKLVEQDKKDDIITVRPYEKHWKGEQPNVSSIAFIAVTDIDKRIDMLKSEALDVVLSLPTNEADKLKQHPEFNIHTVPSHNVFYIGMNLKNQKFKEQKVRQALNYAVDKETLIKEALNGFGTIADSAIAPQVYGYAAQRIYDYDIEKSKTLLAESSENDFTSVLWTRDEPEFLSVAEHVAAQLDEIGININVQAYDSNTFFQQLDSGEGTELWLGRWSPGTGDADWGLRPNFSSAHVPPNFNNAGYYINQEVDEQLDQAIITADMDKRLNIYGDIQQTIYEEAPWIFLYVPDEIVATSQQVKGITLQSTGVVDFKDTFKE